The genomic segment ttAGAGTTTAGACAGAAATACAGTTCCTAATGTTGGTGCATGgtgcatttacatatttaaaccTGACGCTGTTTTAAAACTGTAAGTAAATACAAACAGGCCCAACTCCAGTCCTACATATTTGCTGTTGAGCAGGCTAATGAAGTGCAagcatttgtattattttgtgtaatattactgctttttttaacaaatttattttaaaaagtgaccCAGAATATTGGGCTATCAAAACATAGAGAAAAacgaaaaatagaaaataattcaaCATGAGAACTTTGCCTATTTATATGTTACAGGTTGTTCTTTTGCTTATATTGAAACTGATACTTGATGACGACATTTAAACTTTCAATAACATCATCCTCATGTTAAATTGTCATTGCAGGATGGCTTTGaagctgctctgtgtctgcCTGCTGCTGGCTCTACTGTGTCCCAGCTGGgccagaaaacaaacatgtctcaGATCTGCTTCCAGCTGCGACGAGTGCGTCCAGTCTGGTCCGGAATGTGCTTGGTGCACTGCCCCTAATTCTGATGTTCGGTGTCATAACATGAAGGGGCTGCGGAGAGCAGGCTGCCGTAAAAGTCATATATACAACCCTCAGGGCTCGGTGCAGGTGGTCAAGAACGAGAGCAGGTACCTTTTTATCCTCTGTGAAACCACAcggggaaaaacaaaacatgtatcAAATTGTGCTGATATACTTGTTGCTATTTTATAGTTTCATAATTTGTTCAAGGCCACAATTACTTCTTAGTTATTCATCATGCTGCTTGTGACTCCTGAACCTCTGCAGCACAGAACCAGCAGATGCCAAGAGCCTGTTCCTCCAGCCCCAGGAGGTCTCCGTCCGTTTGAGGCCGGGTGTGAGCCAGACTTTCCCTCTAACTATCACCATGCCGACTGACCAGCCTGTCCCAGAGCTGATGACTGACACCACCAATGTGCCAGCGGGAGTCAACATCACCCTCAGTAGAGTCATGACTGGACACCCCTTGTCGGTACATGTCACCAAATCATAGACTGATGTATTGCACAGGACATTAGGGGCCAATGTCTCATGATAAAAACAGGTTTCGCTATGATAACAAATGCTTTGTTCTCTAGGTGACTGTTGAGGCCGCCCAGTGTCCCAGTAAGAGTGATGACTCAAACCAGAACAGGACTGGGCCCTGGTTTGTCCACATCACACCCAGAGGCTTTTCATTGGGTGTGAAGTTAGAAATATCTCTGGATTGTGAGTACAACCGCAGAACCCGACTATAGTTTATATGTATGGTGAAAAGGCTGAGTATTAGAAAAGCCCTGAATTTAAGACAATGAGATAAACTCAGTCCTGATGAAATGCGGTACCTCATTCAATAAGATTAATATTAAGTTAACTCTGTCAGAATAAGGAACAAACAGCACTTATCTATAATGCTATGAATACatacattcaaattatttcCCCAGGTCAGTGTGACTGCTCGAGAAGCCACGAGGAAAGCAGCGTTTCCTGCAGTGGCCACGGAGCTCTGGTGTGTGGCCAGTGTGAGTGCTACGATTCTTACACCGGACCAAACTGCCAGAGGTACAAAGAATCATCCTTTTCGCAAAATGAAGACTTCTGTCGCTCAGGACGCAAGAACCTTGTGTGCAGCGGCAGGGGGGAGTGCTTTGACGGCTTCTGTGAGTGCGAGGAGCGAGCTAACCCCCTACAGAGATACAGCGGACGATTCTGCGAGTGCAGCAACTTTGACTGTCCTTACGCCGACGCCAGGTATGATGTGTGAAAAGCAGTTATCTAATCATGTCTATTCTACTTAATTAGAATTAGTCTAATTagtcttttaaaaatacagatttctATTTAAAAGACTATGATTCATGTCCAACAGAATATGCGGAGGACATGGGATGTGCGAATGTGGACACTGCTTGTGTGCTGACGGCTGGACAGatgaagactgcagctgctccatGGAAACTGCCTCCTGTATGGCAACAAACCAGCAGCTGTGCAACGGTAGAGGGATGTGTCAGTGCGgcaaatgtaaatgtgagcCGCCGTACACTGGCCCGACCTGTGAGAGCTGCCCTTACTGTCAGAACACATGTCAGCAGCACATGGAGTGTGTGGAGTGTCGGGCGTTTGGGACGGGAAAGAAGAAGGACAGGTGAGAATACAGGGGGTTATTAGAAAATTAGATTAACTCCAACTAAAAACTCTCTGTTGCTTCCTATGAGGATAGTACCATTCTGACCTTTTTCTGATTGAGACATgatactttttgttttattccattTCCATACTATAGATTTCTGTTAATTAAGAAGGCCcacaattattttataatttgaatGCAAAAATACGTATTTATGATCTTGTTTATAATTCCTGAATTGCTTGTGTTCTCTCACTCGGGTTCAGGTGTGAGCAACAATGTGGCTCCCTCAGCGTGACCGTGGTGGAGACCAGAGATGATATGCCTCAACCTGAAGAAAATATTTCATTCTGTAAAATGATGAGCGGCCATGACTCTTGTTTCTTCTACTACACCTTCTCACACACGCCCTCTGGTGGACAGTCAATTGTGGCGCGGGCTAAGGATTGTCCCCACAGACTGTCAAAGTGATTGGAGGGCAGAACGGGAGTGTGTGAGACCAAAGGTGTCTTAATTTGTCAGAActaatttttattatatttcagtTGTAATATCAGCTACATGCATTGAGTTTTAGTTGCTGACATAAGCTAATCAGTTTCTTCATTCTATTAACAATATTATTCTTTGTAATTATTGAGAAATAGTCTAATAAAATAGTTTATAACCTTGTAAAGAATGTTATGATACTACGACTTCATAAAACTTTCTGCTTTGCAAATGTTTCCAGTTGTCATTAATTAACTGCACTTTTATACCATCCGCGTGGTGGCATCATGTCTCATTTAGAGACGGGCCGAATGTCTCAGGTTTTAAATTGAGCTGTTTAAAGTCCTGCATCAGCAGGAAAAGAGTTTTTGGTTTACTTTTGTTGGGTCTCAACCTTTGGTCAGAGAATGTTTCCTAATCAAGTGTCAGATCAAATAGGATGTCAATTTggttaacaacagaaatgtctccCGAGTGTGCTTATAAGACAAGAAGAGAGCATACCGCCATTCGTAAGATGATGCAGTTGTTCCTGGCAGTGAGGCTGGTGCTGTGCTGAAAGCGAAGGTCTCTGGCCTGAAGACTTAGCTCCTGGCAGAGCTcggttttcttcttctctgtaggagaaaaaaagaactaGTTCAgtaagaacagcagcagcaaaggcTAATAATCTAAACACAATTCTATTCCATGTATTTCTGACTGTAGGACTCTACACCAAATCCCAAATGTTCATTATAGCAAATCTTGTACAATAATGACAAAGAACAACTCGTTCTGAAACATTACATAACAGAGTGAGGGAGCAAAGTCAAACCATGAGGGTCACACCACAGGTCACAGCAGAAGTAACGCAGCAGTGGTGAGCAACAGGATTGTGTCCAACTGTGCACGACTAGcttgaaaatgtgaaattctAAGATATTTTGATACCTACACTTTGCAGCCAAGTGGTGACATTACCAGATAAGAGATAGACAATTATCAATTTATGAGACAACCTTGATTTTAACCACATCAGGGAAGTCAGCCAATGGTTAATATCAATTGTTTTCACTTACCAAATGATGTCACATTTCCTTCCTGGTCAAATTtcatctgtgaaataaataaaatataaaaacaacttcACTACATCGAGGGATCGCAAATTTTCAAACAGCCAGTTTTAACATATTTCAATACATAAGTGTACAACAGTAGATTGGTTTGAAATTGTTTGGGAATCTAGATTATTTCCAATCTGCACTGTCACTGTTTCACATTAGCACCTTTCCATTACAAATGTCTTAGATCTAACAGTGGCTTGTTCAGCAACCACTGAAATTATTCTGGCCACCTGCTCTCTGTGAATTTCTTACCACTACGAAAGCTGGAAGCACGCTGGAAATTGGGGCATCTGTCACTCTGCAGCGGACAAGGgacactgttaaaaaaaagacaaggaaAAACTACATGTGAGGCAAAATATTTCAACCATGAAGCTGCACAACTGTAGAGATTTACTATAGAGATGAACTCCAGGGTTCATACaaattttgaccaatggatttccatgacttttccatgacttttcaataactttaaaccaaatttccatgaccgaacattttgtgaaatctcggtgtatacacgaaaaagtgacaaaatgtagtattcaaacttacaatgagaattccaaggcatacagtataccttaaatgacacaaacccaagtatgcctgcctatattttgagcgtatttctttaaaagcatatgaattatttaaaactcagcgtaaatgaactagggatgggcattcgattaaattgtcttaatcgatcgtctattaattatgcccatccctaaaatgaacaacatgaaaatatgaatataacaaatttccatgacttttccaaaacttttggaagattatttttttccatgacttttccaggcctggaaaaacacattttaaaattccatgacttttccaggttttccatgaccgtacgaaccctggaACTCATTTTAGCTTTTAAATCCCAATGAGGTTGAACAGCTAACTGACTGCGATTGGGGGGACTTTCAAGGATACCAAAAAAAACCTCTCCATGTTCTGTTGATGGCAAAGGAATGTCTATGCCTAAAAACAACCCTGCAGATGCATATTGAACCTGTAAAATCTATCAAGGTTCATCTGTAATATAATTTCAGTTTCACAGACACTATTATTATATACAATGGTGGCAATTAATGACAAAGGATGACATAAGGTCTGGGCTATTGTTTGACTGGTTTTTCATGGGTTTAATATCCCTCTACAGTGGAAAGAAAGATAAAACCTAAATAGAGTTACTCTCATCTACAGGCACAAGTAGAGTAGAGCCTGAACCATACAGGATTTTTAGAGATTAATGGTGATATTGATATTTTAGACTTTAATACATTACGTACACAAACATGATCTACAACGTACTGGCAGTTATGTCCTGCAGAGTCTTTTAACTTAACcttagaaacacacactgcaaataTATCTGTCATTGACTACCATCAGTCTATGATTATGTGTTCAAACAACCTGGACAGTGAAAGATGTGCACATGTCTCCTACCAGCTGGAACACTGAGATCACCTGTTGTCAGTAAGTCAGTAACTAACCCATCCCTCATGCTCACCAGGCCACGAtgctccttcctgcagcagcttctcctgcccccccaccccggaCTGACATGGTCTGTGTTGATGCCTCGATCCAGCATCGCTGTAGCTCCTGCTGGGCACAGACAcgttcctgtttcctgctggcACCGTGCACCTCAGCGGGCAGAGGCCTCGGGTGACGCCATGTCTCCAGGGGGAGAAGGCACTGAGACAAGTGAAGGGTCGCTTTGGATACAAGTTCCCACTGAAGGGGGGGTACATCCTGGGGCAGCTCCTGCAACCAGCCAGCAGCAGTCTGTGCAGCCTGGTctccacaccaccaccaccagcaccccCCCACACAGCCTTCACACAAGCGGACATGGCGGCTGGGGTTCCTCTCAGACGTGGACTCGGGTTGGATGTGTTAACACCTTGAGCCGTGTCATTGGTGGTCTCTCCCTCCAGCTGTTCGTGTGGTGACAGTCCACAGGCACGATGAGAAGTGGTCACACGTCACCATGACAGACACAGCTGGTGGAACCACTGGTTCAGCTCCAGTGacaccagtcacacacactcctgcctGAGCCACTTCCTAACTTTCCTCACGGTGTTTTCAGCAGCTCCTGCGTGTTATGCTAGCTCAGTTAGCTTGGACAACtcgtgtttttgtgtgtaattaTCCGTTTAAAATCCACCATGACAGTGCACGgagacacaacagacacacgACTGTTGTGTGTCGATGACAACAGACTGAGGTGAATCAACATGTGACGCGGTGCTTTGGTCCCGGAACGCAGCTCGCCGGTGTTAGCATGATGGAGAGGACACTAGCAAGAGCAGCGTGCCGGACCACAATGCACCGCGGTGACAGGGACCAACGGGCAAAGATCGTCTATGGGGAAGCGAATCACTCGAACTGAAAAAAACCCGACCTCAACATAATGAGAGTTCACGGCTTTTTATCTCCTTGATCATTTGGGAGAAGCTTAAccagcttttatttttagtcAATAAACTGGccagtggatggatggatggtagCATAGACGGAAGAGACCTCAacaattatagagaaacccatcAGTTCCCACTTCCCACTATGAGCAGCATTTTGAGGACTGGGGAGAGAAAAcactcattaactggaagaaacctcagAACCAGACTTAATGTGGGCGgacatctgcctcgaccggttgggttgagcagagaaaaatggggAGGAAAGGGAAGATGGGTGGAAAAGAGATGCGAGATGCGAGAGGCGgggtaaagaaagagagagaggggggggggcagtcagtGACAtgttctaaaaataaataaatgtggggGGAGATGCATGcatcagtgcatgatgggagttccctCTGCAGTCCAGACCTATAGCAGCACAACTAAGGGTGCCAGTACaagtgttgccatggttacctaTGTGACGGTGAGCCTTAATAAAGTCGTTCCTCCATCAGGACCACAGGCTGGATATAAAAAGCTCCTTTCTACCGCAGCCATTCACACAGACTGTGATACCACGTGTAGTTCGTTCCCGGTACTATCGCGATACTATCGGCTCAGACGTGTCTGGCTGAGCCGACGGAGTTCAGTCAGCATCAGCATCCTCCGCCGGACACAGACCACCGGAAGGATGCTGCAGCGAGGAGGAAGCGTGGGGAATTGTGTCGCTTTGACCATCTGATCCGATTAGAAACATTTCAAACCcgatttttaaaaagaaaaacagatctAGTATTGTTCTTGTTGAAGCCCTGCGTCGGCATCGCCGTCATGCTTCCGTCGTGCTGCTCCAAACCCGCGGCGGACGGCGGCGGTAAGAAGAGCAGCTCCGTGGCCAAGCTGCTGCTCGGGGTGTTTGTTGTGTACTCGCTGCACACAGCCTGGCTGCTCTACGGCTTCCTCAACACCAGACCCTGCGACGAAGACAAGGGAGAGACCTGCATCACCTCCTACCTGACAGGCAGACCCAGACTCCAGGTCAGCACAGGCCTCTGATCCCAGCAAGCATGCAGATCAGTCAGGCATCAGGAATAAAACAagcctttcatttctgtgacAATCCAGGTCAAGAGCACTGCAACGCACAGGGCTGGGCCATAAAACAGTATCAACCCCTAGTGCAATATCATTTTCATCCATAGAAATATAACACTTGTGTATCAATATATTGATTATGCATTGTGTTATCACAGAGAGGTAGAACACATCCTTTGCCAGTATCCGATCTGCAAACGGTTTTGctttttatcaagtgtttgtcgttctctgattttaaaatgttcatttcaatctcattttatttgaatttaagtTATATAGTTGTCTACATTGTGTGCTCCATTCTATGAGGAGCCCATGACACTATTTAACTGTCAGATATTATTGTTGCTATCTATTGTAAAATGCATACTaaggtttttaaaaagtagAGTTTGAAACCACAACCTGTTTCAACCTGTAAAcatgaaagaaataataatgtgtcttttatcatgataattatcaatatcgactgatatgaacatttttattgagaTTCTTGTCTATTTTATAGCACAGTCCTTCTGCAAAGGCcttattattttgttaaaaagGAGCAAAAAAGTTTGTTTCACCATGTTATCTGCTATATAGAAAACCTTCTGCACAGATCAGCTGTCCTTACTTGAATACACAAGTTTATTACAAATGGAGCTGTCGACAGAGATGATTCTAGATCAGTCTGAACCTCTGGCATGATTAGGTGATGTTGAAAGTCAGCAAACATTTGTATTATTCTGAACAAGATGAGGCCGGTTGAGTTGGATTTATCTTTGAACGTGTACAATGAGGAAAACCCCTGATGCATTCTTCTCTTTGAAATGAATAATGATTATTTCTCAGGCTTGAGGTCAACTTTTTTAGTTATTTATGATATGCAGTGTTTAATTTCAGCGAATGACTCAACCATCCACCACATGACATTTTCTGTTGTTCACAATGAACTCACTCTTTTATCCTCTTTTATCCAGCTGAGTGTGTTTACCTGCCTCATGCCAGACAACAGCCAACTCAGCCTCGCTGTAAAAATAGACCCATTTGACCCACATTCTGCATTTGAAAGGTGAGTTTGAGAAGTTAATAATACAACCATGTATCCCCAACTTgttaacaacacacactgttcGCTTATCCATGCAAATTAGTCACGTCAATAATAGTTGCAACACAGAAGACAGAAAGTTTTGTTTTATGTGTAAAATTGAAAGGAGCAGTTACTAGACTGTAAACCTCTTGCCAGTTGTGGGATgcaacaaagtacatttacgtCATTAATGTACCTAAATACACTTTTCATGTATCTCTACTTCACTTAAGTAGATATATTTTATGGATGCTTTACACTGTTATTTGTCTACATATATCAGTACCACTGTAGGTCACCATAATGATTTAGTAGACTGTTGCATAAGGAAATGGTTTACACTctgcaagtacttttacttttaagtaTATTAAAAAGCAAGTAGGGACTTACTTTCACTCCACTAGAAAAGTaaatgtggtacttttacttgattacagttttgtctatttatttgtacttttacttcagtagTACTTCCTCCACAACTGCATCTTGCATAGACTCAGAGCCAAAAGAGGTAAAACTGTTCAAACcaaaaacatagaaacatacaaataaaaaaaaacgtttgtaAAAGCTCAACATGAGTATATTATGAATGtttatctctttttcctcttttttcctccctcattccccctccctctctctcttactcgCTCTCTTTATAGGCAGGTGAATGTCTCTCTGCCAGAGCAGACTCGGGCTAATGGCACTTTGTTTGCAGTGGTCTATGTTCACAAAGCCAGTGTTTCCCCTCTGGAGGACAGCAGAGAAGTCCACTACGCGGCTCAGCTCACCACCCACATCACAGCCACACTCACTGAGGCGCCGAGGGACCCGCACAAGGTAAAAATGCAACTCAGCTTCCTCTCTCAAAGTGTTATCATATGTCAGCTGCCATGTGAAGCGCCATGTACGTATACGGTCTTTTTTCTGGCCCCATCAGAGGTCCAGCCCCAAAGCAGAGAATCCTGTGTCCCATTGGAGACCTCACCTGTCAGTCACCATGATGTCAGAGGACTTCACCTTCAACAAGGCGGGGCTTCCTAGTGATGTGCGTCGATACATGAGAGTGTAAGTGTCCACAGGAAGCTTTGGAGGTCAACGCCAGTGGATCAGGCAAAGTTCTGCTGATCACTGCTTTAGTACTGCTGCTCACGATGAGAGTCTATCGCTGGGGTCATCAGTTTAAGAAGCTCTTCTATAAGCCATTTGCAAGAGAATTAAGTGGATTGCTGCTCATTTATCAGTATTTCAGAATGagacaatacaaaaaaattatgaaCTAAATGATAACAAGAGAAGCATGGGAGAGTCCAGCCTTCTCAATATTAATGTGCTGTGGCAAACTAGAGTTATAAGCATTTATTTTATCTGTACAACCTTTTGCTTATACTCTTCATACACTAGTAACATGCATCAATCTGCAGACAGCTCTAGCAAATGTCCATGAACTGTAAAGAAAGAGCATTGtatgcatttacatttattatatacatatatatataaattatattttatacgGTCATAAGGAGGTAAAATTATCTAATAAGCAACAAGAAAAAGATTACAAAATTTGTATTTACTTGTATAACACTTTATGAAAACTTGTACCCAAAGTTAGCAACAACCAGCAtatatcattttgtttttcacaaattACATACTTTTTCGAAAATACAGTGCAGCACCACCAGATGATTGCAGCTTTGTAGGAGTACACATGCTTAAATATAACTTTTTCCCCCTCTACTTCCATCGTAGGTCTCAGGACAGACATCACATGGTCtaccttcctctgctgctggttAATGAACTCAGCGTCAGAGTCAGAGACCTCATGGTTGGACGCTTTTATCCACATGACACTAAGTCAAATCTTTTCCATTAAATACAGAGTCAGTTAGTTTAACGTGATCACACATGTATGTATCCGTCCTTCGACAGGAGATCAACAGCAGCACTGTTCTCCTCCCTCTGACTGTGTCCTACGAGGGAATCTCTCTCAGGGGATTCAGATTCTGGGTTCACCTGCAGGATGTGGTTTATTCCCTTCGACAGTTTGGTGAGTTAATAACGCAACAGATATTTTGTTATATGACGATCAAGTGAAAGTTGATTGGCAAAAACACGGATTGGGTTCATGGTTATGTAGTATTTTTCATTGTAATAGAAACTTGTTATGTTTGAGGAATGACTTTTGCAGAATATTTTGCAattgatacattttaaaatataggCCTGTTGATGTTCATTATCAGGGGACTGATCTGAATCCTATGTTGCTGCTTCTTTGGGTTTATTAAGGCTTCACTGAGGGAAACATTGATGAAATCAAAGAAACTCTGCTGGGATCCAACCTCTACCTGTTAGTGCTGACTGCACTCATCACAGCTCTGCAAGTAAGATTATGTTACACCTAGTAAAACACCGttacaaacaaccaaacacaatctcatgtattttttcatAGAGCACAGTTTTGTGAGTGTCATGAGGGAACATGGCAACTGAAGCATTGTAAAATTAAAAGCatgctgtttttctgtgtttgtttattcttcTTCAGCTCATCTGTGAATTTCTGGCTCTTAAAAATGACATCAGCTCttggagaaaaaagaagaacttGGTGGGAATGTCCAGAAAGTCAGGTGAGAGAACATCTTCACATTATTCAAGCTTGACTTTTAAATACGTTTGCATCACTTAAGGCTTCATTGAGGCAATGTTGAAGGGATTGACAGCAGTAACAAGCATCATTCAAGTTTTGGTGGTAGATCTAAAACAGTAAAGTCGTGTTTCAACCAAAGTCACCTGGTCCTTGTAGTCCCAGGAACTTCTTCAAGGAACTAAATGTTTCCTGCAGACTAATGTTCATCTATGTTTCCACTTCGATCTTAAGACCAGCGGAGATAAGACAAATCAGCCTGCTGATGTTTGAACAACCACCAGCTACATCGAGCAGTTCAACTCTGGTGCACCAGGTGGCGATGTAAACGAGCGGTGTTAATCTAGCGacaccaaaacagaaaacatagaGAGAACTTGAACTCATGCTGTCGTTGatcagaaaagaaacaagaatcTAAGGAAACTAAATTAACTGGCTGAAATAAAATCCTTAATTTAAGACCCTGCTCCCTGCAAAGGTTCTTGGTTGCTGGGGAAAGTTCCCACATTGGGAAAACAACTTAAGACATCACCTGAGAAATGTTGaaacagtgtctctctctccccccactGCGTTTGCAGTTCTGTGGCGTAGTCTCAGTACTTTGCTGATTTTCCTCCATCTGCTGGAGGAGACCAGTCTGCTGGTGCTGCTCCCTGTCGGACTGGGCGCCTGTGTGGAGGTATTTAGGGTTTTATCTGTCACCTCTAACAAAACAAGTATGATGTAAAGACCGAGGCACTAAGATTGTTTTCTCACCAGGTGTGGAAGGTATTCAAAGTGTTTAAGTTCAAGTTGCTGTGGAAAAGCTCCAACGTGCACGTGAGTATGCTGTCGTCACTGATTTGTGTTCAAACTTAGTTTACATAAAGTGGCAGAGCTGTTGTGGTTTAAACAACTTTCTAAGTCTCTTATAAAATAGAGTAGTCCAGCCTCTTAGCTCCAGCCGTGTTACTctattcatttctttatttccaacacttcctcttctctcactgtGCAGTCAAATAAACTggatgaagaagagaggaagacgcTGGAGTATGACACACAGGTATCAGTATGTCTCTGTCTCGTTTGTCTGAGCTCTTGATTCTAAGTCTCGGCCTCCATCTTTAATTCATTTGGTTGTTctatctgcttctctctgcaggcTTCCAGATACTTGTCCTACTTGGTTTATCCTTTGTGTATCAGTGGAGCTATTTTCTCTCTGGCCTACTTACGCCAAAAGAGGTGAGCTGATCACCATTATTCTGCTTTGCCGCATAATTCAAATGCCTTCTTAGTGCAGTGCAAGCAAATAACCAGGTCCTGTGAAAACATTTCAGTCCAAGCATCTGCTTTTATCCAGTCAGATTCAAATCAGACCTGTGAAGTAAGATGTTCTTAGTGATTATTGTGTAGCATTACTACCAAATGTACTGTCTATTGAAAGCTGGTAAATATACTATCTGTTTTACTGATTATTAAActaatataaaattgtattgtATCTTGACAGTTATTATTCCTGGTTGATCAACAGCCTGGTGACCGGTGAGTCTATTTTACCAGTTAAAACAGCCTCATCTATATGACTCAGTAATATATAGTAATATATATAATGATGACTTAATTGAATTAGTGTCAGTTGATACCTTTACTTTTCTATTCACATCGCTTATCTCCTCACAGGAGTTTACGCCTTTGGCTTCCTGTCTATGGCCCCTCAGCTCTTCATTAACCACAAGGTCTGTACTGCAATACACTTAAAACCATAAGTGTATAAGTACTTTTTATAATCTGATGATCGTGCTGAGTGACACTGAACTctatcctcttttttttatggctctgtcttgtgtttctttttgtctggATCAGTTGAAGTCTGTGAGTCACCTGCAGGGGACAGTTTTGATGTACAGAGTGAGTACAAACACTTTCTGGCTCCATGTGCACCCAGCACTTCTACTTTACTGCAAAAAAGTCCCAGTTTGCAAGTTATTTAATCTCATGTGGTTTGCACTGAGTTTTAGTTTCACTTGTCTCTGCTGTCAGACAAAATAAGCTTTTTAACTAGTGTGGCCCTCAGTAGAGTGAATTCCTCCGACAGGGCAAAATAGTCCCTTTAATTtcattcaagctgcaccaaattacacacactcatagatattagtcctctaaacatgtctggtaaaaaaacagaaaaagaagcttgcaatgttaaagagagtgaaagaaaattaACACCAATATTGACTGGGTTCCTCTCTGACCCATGCTGCATAATTTAAACAAATTCTGTGTAAATCCGTCTGttagttttgtgtaatcctgttaaCTTACAGATAAACACAGATGGAAACATCCCCTTGATGAAGGCAATTAGCTCTGTGACAAGTTCTACCCTCTAGAGAGACTTTGCTTCATAATGAGGATCATTATTATCTTTCTTCTTCCACCCTTCTCTTCACCAGGGAGTGAACACACTGATCTCAGATCTGTGCTCCTGCGCCTCCTTTTTATCCTCCTCCggatccttctcctcctctcatcaacTCTCCTGCTTCAGAGATGAGCTGCTGTTCCTCCTCTATCTCTACCAGCGAAGGTATAACAtgtaaaccatagactgtgtataaagatggatgacatgaggCCAACGCatctcgatcgccccctggtggctggctacagtataggt from the Limanda limanda chromosome 11, fLimLim1.1, whole genome shotgun sequence genome contains:
- the LOC133014055 gene encoding integrin beta-1-like, which encodes MALKLLCVCLLLALLCPSWARKQTCLRSASSCDECVQSGPECAWCTAPNSDVRCHNMKGLRRAGCRKSHIYNPQGSVQVVKNESSTEPADAKSLFLQPQEVSVRLRPGVSQTFPLTITMPTDQPVPELMTDTTNVPAGVNITLSRVMTGHPLSVTVEAAQCPSKSDDSNQNRTGPWFVHITPRGFSLGVKLEISLDCQCDCSRSHEESSVSCSGHGALVCGQCECYDSYTGPNCQRYKESSFSQNEDFCRSGRKNLVCSGRGECFDGFCECEERANPLQRYSGRFCECSNFDCPYADARICGGHGMCECGHCLCADGWTDEDCSCSMETASCMATNQQLCNGRGMCQCGKCKCEPPYTGPTCESCPYCQNTCQQHMECVECRAFGTGKKKDRCEQQCGSLSVTVVETRDDMPQPEENISFCKMMSGHDSCFFYYTFSHTPSGGQSIVARAKDCPHRLSK
- the LOC133014671 gene encoding lipid scramblase CLPTM1L-like, encoding MLPSCCSKPAADGGGKKSSSVAKLLLGVFVVYSLHTAWLLYGFLNTRPCDEDKGETCITSYLTGRPRLQLSVFTCLMPDNSQLSLAVKIDPFDPHSAFERQVNVSLPEQTRANGTLFAVVYVHKASVSPLEDSREVHYAAQLTTHITATLTEAPRDPHKRSSPKAENPVSHWRPHLSVTMMSEDFTFNKAGLPSDVRRYMRVSQDRHHMVYLPLLLVNELSVRVRDLMEINSSTVLLPLTVSYEGISLRGFRFWVHLQDVVYSLRQFGFTEGNIDEIKETLLGSNLYLLVLTALITALQLICEFLALKNDISSWRKKKNLVGMSRKSVLWRSLSTLLIFLHLLEETSLLVLLPVGLGACVEVWKVFKVFKFKLLWKSSNVHSNKLDEEERKTLEYDTQASRYLSYLVYPLCISGAIFSLAYLRQKSYYSWLINSLVTGVYAFGFLSMAPQLFINHKLKSVSHLQGTVLMYRGVNTLISDLCSCASFLSSSGSFSSSHQLSCFRDELLFLLYLYQRRFYAAKARRRDSGSHSKKVKTQ